Proteins from a genomic interval of Rattus norvegicus strain BN/NHsdMcwi chromosome 2, GRCr8, whole genome shotgun sequence:
- the LOC134485644 gene encoding TD and POZ domain-containing protein 5-like: MSRDLEVKSCGYTHISVQNFCYEWAIRNFSFCMDGILENITSPGFSLEASEEVQWCLTIYPNGVDEESTDYLSVYLGLLSCPKSPVWAKVQFWIINAQGEKYVITKISDVLRFLPNRYWGCKNFILRDFLLYHSHWLLPEDKLTLCCKVSIIGPYFSRPGQNMTPAIRDTMQILAEDLGELWENSLFTDCSLVVAGQEIRSHKAILAARSPVFRAMFEHEMVDSLRNRIEIHDIHLQVFKEMMHFIYTGMVPHLHSHSMATGLLAAADKYALQGLKVMCEDALCSNISVKNAVPTLILADLHRAENLKTKAMDFIILHVSEVSDTVGWKSMVESHPYLVEETFHSLASIHCPCLEPSLKC; this comes from the coding sequence ATGTCAAGGGACCTGGAAGTCAAGAGCTGTGGCTACACACACATCAGTGTTCAGAATTTCTGCTATGAGTGGGCCATTAGAAACTTTTCATTTTGCATGGATGGAATTCTGGAAAATATTACAAGCCCAGGGTTCTCATTAGAGGCCAGTGAAGAAGTACAATGGTGTTTGACAATATACCCAAATGGTGTTGATGAAGAAAGCACAGATTACCTGTCTGTTTACCTGGGTTTGCTCAGTTGTCCAAAGAGCCCAGTTTGGGCAAAGGTACAGTTCTGGATCATAAATGCCCAAGGAGAGAAATATGTTATTACAAAGATCTCAGATGTTTTAAGGTTTCTGCCAAATCGATACTGGGGATGCAAAAATTTCATCCTTCGAGATTTCCTCCTTTACCATAGTCATTGGCTTCTCCCTGAAGACAAGCTTACCCTGTGTTGCAAGGTGAGCATAATAGGACCCTACTTTAGCAGGCCTGGACAGAACATGACACCTGCAATCAGGGATACAATGCAAATATTGGCAGAAGACCTAGGAGAGCTGTGGGAAAATTCCCTCTTCACAGACTGCAGCCTGGTGGTAGCTGGCCAGGAAATCAGATCTCACAAGGCCATTCTAGCAGCTCGctctccagttttcagagccatgtttgaacatgaaatggTAGATAGCTTAAGAAACCGCATTGAGATCCATGACATTCATCTGcaagtctttaaggaaatgatgCATTTCATTTACACAGGGATGGTACCACATCTCCACAGCCACTCAATGGCCACTGGTTTGTTGGCAGCTGCTGATAAGTATGCCCTGCAGGGCTTGAAGGTCATGTGTGAGGATGCCCTGTGCAGCAACATCTCTGTGAAAAATGCTGTACCCactctcatcctggctgacctccacagAGCAGAGAACCTGAAGACTAAAGCTATGGATTTCATTATACTTCATGTTTCTGAAGTCTCTGATACCGTGGGGTGGAAGTCAATGGTGGAGTCACATCCCTACTTGGTGGAGGAAACATTTCACTCCCTGGCTTCTATACATTGTCCTTGCTTGGAGCCCTCACTCAAATGCTGA